The genome window TCTAAAGTTCCAACTCACCGATGGAACGGTTTAAAGAGGAAAACAATCTTGTCCATAATAATCATACGAGATCTAGTCTCATGTATTTGAAGCCGAAACACAATTTATAGCGTGATACCTggtaatttattttctttctaatttcaTTATATATGATTTTCTTTATCTTTATCATAAAATTTTATGGTAATTTTTACTATATATCTCACTATAAATTAGATTTAGCctcaaaatacataaaatcaaATCTCATATGATTATTTTTCGTCCATCTTATCCAATATACTAATCCCAATTGCGATGCCGGTGTCTGGTAGTGCAGTGACGCTGTTCCTTCCCAGTCCGTTCGGGTCCCGGGACCCGGAATGGCACAGCCCTCCGTCTATAAATAAGCCGCTGCCCATGTCCTCCGGACTCGGCAAATCTCTGCTCCCTCCCAACCGCGCCAAAACATTTCCGGGCACCAAACCAGAGCACAGCTCGAAAGAACTCACACCTGCGGCGAGACGCAAGTGCAGGTCATGGACGTGACCGGGGAGCTCGAGATCTCCGGCTGCTGCTCCACGACCACCTCGTCGTGTTCCTCCCTCGACGACGGCACGGGGAAGTACTACGCGTGGAATGGGCTGTCCCCAGTCGCCGACTGGGGCACGTTCTGCTCAGATGATGGCGGGCAGGACCTGCACGACCTCATCGAGTCCATGCTCTGCGACGACACGCTCGTCAGCGCGGCTGACGACGACTGCACGGGCCTCCACCCGGCCATGTTCTCCGATGACGCGTACTGCTACTCCAATGGGTCTGGCCCGAGCAGCACCACCACGACGAACCCGGGCACGCCCGTGTATGACGTCGATGCGCAGCAGGGCGACTGCCCCGAGAAGGGCCTCCGCCTGCTGCATCTGCTCATGGCGGCCGCCGAGGCGCTCTCCGGCCCGCACAAGAGCCGGGAGCTGGCTCGGGTGATATTGGTTCGGCTCAAGGAGATGGTTTCCCACACTGGCGCCAGCGCCGCAGCCTCCAACATGGAGCGCCTCGCTGCGCACTTCACCGACGCGCTGCAGGGGCTGCTCGACGGGTCCCACCCAGTGGGAGGAGCCGGCAGGcaggccgccgcggccgcgtcccaccaccaccagcagaaCACCGGCGATGTGCTGACGGCATTCCAGATGCTGCAGGACATGTCGCCGTACATGAAGTTCGGCCACTTCACCGCTAACCAGGCGATCCTCGAGGCGGTGGCGGGCGACCGGCGCGTGCACATCGTCGACTACGACATCGCCGAGGGCGTCCAGTGGGCTTCGCTGATGCAGGCCATGATCTCGAAACCCGACGgcgtgccgccgccgcaccTGCGCATAACCGCCGTCTcccgaggcggcggaggcggcgcccGGGCTGTGCAGGTGGCCAGCCGGCGCCTAGCCGCCTTCGCGGCGTCCATCAAGCAGCCCTTCTCGTTCGGGCACTGCCGTCTCGACTCCGACGAGAGTTTCCGGCCGGCGACGATCCGGCTTGTCAAGGGGGAGACCCTCGTCGCCAACTGCGTGCTCAACCAAGCCGCGGCGACCACCACCATCAGGCGGCCCACCGGCTCGGTGGCGTCTTTCTTGGCCGGCATGGCAACGCTCGGGGCCAAGGTGGTgacggtggtggaggaggatcaAGGCGAAGCGGAGAAGGACGACAAGGAGTCCGGCGACGCCGCGGCGGGCGGTTTCGTGGCGCGGTTCATGGAGGAGCTGCACCGGTACTCTGCGGTGTGGGACTCGCTGGAGGCTGGGTTCCCGACGCAGAGCCGGGTGCGCGGCCTCGTGGAGCAGGCCATTCTCGCCCCGAACATCGCCGTCGCCGTAAGCCGCGCGTACCGGACcgtggacggcgacggcgaggggaGGAGCGGGTGGGGGGAGTGGATGCGCGGGAACGGGTTCCGGTCCGTGCCGCTCAGCTGCTTCAACCACAGCCAGGCCAGGCTCCTCCTCGGTCTCTTCAACGACGGGTACACGTTGGAGGAGACGTCGCCGAACAAGATCGTGCTCGGCTGGAAGGCCCGGCGATTGCTGTCGGCGTCCGTGTGGGCGCCTCCGCCTATGTCTCTGCCGTCGTCGCCTCCGGAGGGAGCGTTCCAGCCCGTGGAGATGGCGCCGGCCAGCGGTGGCGTAAGCCGGATGGAGTTTGACTACATTGACTCGTTCCTGGTCGAGCCTGCTTACGCGCTAGTTTAATCGTGGTTGTGTTGAGTCAGCTGCTTTAGCTCGGATGTTCTAGGCCTTTTTGATAGGTTTTTTTCTGGAGCCAGAAGTTATTTAAAGGATTGGCATTTAGTCTTATCTTCTGATGTTTTTTGACTGGTTATAGTTGAAATGAATTGAATctgagaagaaaagagaagattTTCTGGTTTTTTTATGTGCTAAGAAATTAAAAGTTTATTGTAAAAACtaataactaaaatttaacTGTCATAGCCTCTTCCTCAAGTAgagtttttttctaaaaacccTAAAGCtacaatttatttgttggttCGCCTGTTTCGTTGGTGAGTCAATTGCAAGAGGTTGAGAGTTCCTAACTCTAGTCCCCAATCTCCAACTTAAGTGGTTAGACTTTGATTATGTACAGTCCAAGTTGAGTGGGCAGTGTTTGACAAACTTTAATCCAAACCACTTCTTCCAGAACAGTGGCAAAATACTTCCCTTTAGGTCTTGTTTGGCTGGGATTTTGTACTAAAATTTCCGCCACCGACTTGATGGCCACAAATTACTAATTTCGTAAACTATAGCAACATTATACATTTATGAATATACTTTTTAAGACAAATATCCTCATAcaatttttaaatattcaaacttAATATATAGAAAAGTAAATTGTCATCCAAGTTTAAATTAATTGACTTCACGTAGTCCAAAACATGTCTTATTTGCGACAGGAGCGAGTGCTACAGTCCCTTagcccacccccccccccccaccccaccctaTCGTATTATCCACATAATTGAGCGTGAGTTTGGAACATAAGAGTTTTGCAAAGTCTCATAGGAATCAATTCAATTCGTATGAGATTTAGGGGGGGAAATCTCATATTCCGAACGAGGTCTTAAAATGCAACAGGATACATGCCAAACCGTTTGAAATGAATGAACACATAATACAACACCTATCTTGGTGCATATCGACCGCGTGGACAAGGGTGGATATGCGTATATGCACACCAAATCCATATCTGCCATGTTTCTTCGTTCTCATGAGAACAGAGCATAGCATTTGCCAATATTAAAATTTGGAGGTACTTGGAGGCTAAGAACTAAGAAGTGGCTAATCTGGTACACATACAACATTGAAATAGGATTGCTGCAGAAACCTGTGGGATCCCTAAACTGGTAGCTTGCCAATAGTTCCATTACTGCCAATCCTATTGAGGAGCAAGGATGTCCGGAGCTCCAATTAGCCGGATGCTTTAATTTTCTGATAGCCTGTCTTGTtggttttcaaaaaaaaaaagtccaaagGCATTGTCCAAAGAAATTATGTTAAACTGCATATTTAAGATATTCAATTGAGCGGTTTTGAAGTCGAGTAGTGATTTATTTTGGAGTTTCGATGCTTGCTTAGGCACCAGTCTCCTCTCTAAAGCCCTGACTACTACTCAAGATCCATTTGAATCATCACGAGTCTCTAATCTTGGTCATTTGGGGGCCCAACTAGTGCTTTTGGGCCTTGAATTCGGCCTATGCTGGCTTTCCAGTCTCCTGAGATGCGAACAGACGAACCGGGCAGGATGCTCGGTGACTCGGTGAGGCCGAGGCCTAGGTGACTACTCGGATGGGCATCAGTGCATTACGGACAGCCGGAGGGAAAagagtttttctatttttatattttctaacattaatatttaataaatagACCATGGAACAATAAAAATACTGCAGCTCTTTCAGATGATGTAAGAATAGTAACGTGGTAGTGGAGCCTCTTAATGTCCTCTCAGAGGATGATTAGTCCTCACCTCCCAGAGCCCGATGCGCATCGCCCCTTACCGCTCTCTGAAAGGTTGGCTAGCGTCAGGGGTGGTTAGCCCTC of Phragmites australis chromosome 3, lpPhrAust1.1, whole genome shotgun sequence contains these proteins:
- the LOC133910495 gene encoding protein NODULATION SIGNALING PATHWAY 2-like is translated as MPVSGSAVTLFLPTAAHVLRTRQISAPSQPRQNISGHQTRAQLERTHTCGETQVQVMDVTGELEISGCCSTTTSSCSSLDDGTGKYYAWNGLSPVADWGTFCSDDGGQDLHDLIESMLCDDTLVSAADDDCTGLHPAMFSDDAYCYSNGSGPSSTTTTNPGTPVYDVDAQQGDCPEKGLRLLHLLMAAAEALSGPHKSRELARVILVRLKEMVSHTGASAAASNMERLAAHFTDALQGLLDGSHPVGGAGRQAAAAASHHHQQNTGDVLTAFQMLQDMSPYMKFGHFTANQAILEAVAGDRRVHIVDYDIAEGVQWASLMQAMISKPDGVPPPHLRITAVSRGGGGGARAVQVASRRLAAFAASIKQPFSFGHCRLDSDESFRPATIRLVKGETLVANCVLNQAAATTTIRRPTGSVASFLAGMATLGAKVVTVVEEDQGEAEKDDKESGDAAAGGFVARFMEELHRYSAVWDSLEAGFPTQSRVRGLVEQAILAPNIAVAVSRAYRTVDGDGEGRSGWGEWMRGNGFRSVPLSCFNHSQARLLLGLFNDGYTLEETSPNKIVLGWKARRLLSASVWAPPPMSLPSSPPEGAFQPVEMAPASGGVSRMEFDYIDSFLVEPAYALV